In a single window of the Streptomyces sp. NBC_00353 genome:
- a CDS encoding purple acid phosphatase family protein → MDIPRFGIPEKLADRMSMAEQHDYLRTRLTRRGALRAGAATAAVVGAGLSTGLAASPAYAAPTVLSSRNSSTQVDGSLVAPFGRHLAYGADPKTQMRISWQVPFAVGRPYIRIGLKPWALSRKIDAEVRHLTTPLLNDGKIAAAEQFYVHAGLDRLQPGTTYYYGVGHDGFDPADTRNLGALGTFTTAPSHAEPFTFTAFGDQGVSYHALGNDQLILGQNPAFHLHAGDICYADPSGSGQSSDTYDARTWDQFLAQTETVSKTVPWMVTTGNHDMEAWYSPDGYGGQNARWSLPDNGPDPVGQPGAYSFVHGNVGVVALDANDVSYEIPANFGISDGGQTRWLDRRLGELRARHDVDFIVVFFHHCAFSTTNAHASDGGVRDAWVPLFEKHQVDLVINGHNHVYERTDAILKNAVARKVPIGERTDPTRDGIVYVTAGGAGKALYDFPAPDTYEGHVADQESVNTYHVVKGGGRATETVEWSRVRYTGFSFLAVEVEPGRHARMKVTALAESGERIDHFEISRG, encoded by the coding sequence ATGGACATCCCTCGCTTCGGTATCCCCGAGAAGCTCGCCGACCGAATGAGCATGGCTGAGCAGCACGACTATCTGCGCACCCGGCTCACCCGGCGGGGCGCGCTCCGCGCCGGTGCGGCGACCGCCGCCGTCGTAGGCGCCGGCCTCTCCACCGGGCTCGCCGCCTCGCCCGCCTACGCCGCGCCCACCGTGCTCTCCTCGCGCAACTCCTCCACTCAGGTGGACGGTTCGCTGGTCGCCCCGTTCGGCCGGCATCTCGCGTACGGCGCCGACCCGAAGACCCAGATGCGGATCTCCTGGCAGGTTCCGTTCGCCGTCGGGCGCCCGTACATCCGGATCGGGCTCAAGCCGTGGGCGCTGAGCCGGAAGATCGACGCCGAGGTGCGGCATCTGACGACCCCGCTGCTGAACGACGGCAAGATCGCGGCCGCCGAGCAGTTCTACGTACACGCGGGACTGGACCGGCTGCAGCCCGGCACGACGTACTACTACGGCGTCGGCCACGACGGCTTCGACCCGGCCGACACCCGCAACCTGGGCGCTCTCGGCACCTTCACCACCGCGCCCTCGCACGCCGAGCCCTTCACCTTCACGGCCTTCGGCGACCAGGGCGTCAGCTATCACGCCCTCGGCAACGACCAGCTGATCCTGGGCCAGAACCCGGCCTTCCACCTGCACGCGGGCGACATCTGCTACGCCGACCCGTCCGGTTCCGGCCAGTCGAGCGACACGTACGACGCCCGCACCTGGGACCAGTTCCTGGCGCAGACGGAAACCGTGTCGAAGACCGTGCCGTGGATGGTGACCACCGGCAACCACGACATGGAGGCCTGGTACTCGCCCGACGGCTACGGCGGCCAGAACGCCCGCTGGTCACTGCCGGACAACGGCCCCGACCCGGTGGGCCAGCCCGGCGCCTACTCGTTCGTGCACGGCAATGTCGGCGTGGTCGCGCTCGACGCCAACGACGTCTCGTACGAGATCCCCGCCAACTTCGGGATCAGCGACGGCGGGCAGACCCGCTGGCTCGACCGGCGTCTCGGTGAGCTGCGGGCCCGTCACGACGTCGACTTCATCGTCGTGTTCTTCCACCACTGCGCCTTCTCGACGACCAACGCGCACGCCTCGGACGGCGGGGTGCGGGACGCCTGGGTGCCGCTCTTCGAGAAGCACCAGGTGGACCTGGTCATCAATGGCCACAACCACGTCTACGAGCGCACCGACGCGATCCTGAAGAACGCGGTCGCGCGGAAGGTGCCGATCGGCGAACGCACCGACCCGACGCGGGACGGCATCGTGTACGTCACGGCGGGCGGAGCGGGCAAGGCGCTGTACGACTTCCCGGCGCCGGACACGTACGAGGGGCACGTCGCGGACCAGGAGAGCGTGAACACGTACCACGTGGTCAAGGGCGGCGGCAGGGCCACCGAGACCGTGGAGTGGTCGCGGGTGCGCTACACCGGCTTCTCGTTCCTCGCGGTCGAGGTCGAGCCCGGGCGGCACGCCCGGATGAAGGTCACTGCGCTCGCCGAGTCGGGCGAGCGCATCGACCACTTCGAGATCAGCCGCGGATGA
- a CDS encoding glycoside hydrolase family 97 protein: MSLRNRIRTLSIVLCGALASTLLLAVDARAEEAGWTVRDRPGGPTAELRLDRASGALDLSVSRAGETVLAPSPVGIVTERADFSTGLSFLGRSDRTVDEHYRTAAGKARNRTVHMREARFRFRTGAGARLDVVVRASADGVAYRYDLPGATGNVLRETSAFTLPEGSSAWLGAYRKDNENLFNAYTAAGAPAGEYMMQALFRTGNSYALVAESDLTGSYSGARLAHDAGSSTYRVKLWDPQVQTAGALTTPWRAVVTGDLATVTESTFTDDLAPASRIHDTSWIKPGRALWTWLAGGREAGQSLEIQKGYVDYAAARHWPYTVVDAGWYFDPAQWDVTDPDWQTHSWIPELVRYGRERGVGIQVWIHHRDLDTAEERAQWLPTLEKWGVKGVKIDFMDSEAQETFQWYDRILPETAAHHLLVNFHGSTIPKGIQRTWPHVMSLEGVNGEEKKTNTAQHLTTLPFTRNVIGSMDFTPGAFHRPNRPNAASDASELGLSVLYESGIQNLAGTPESYEARPEARHFLEQLPDAWDSTRLLAGEPGSSAVLGRRSGSRWFIGGMYAGAAHTAEVPLRIGSGRWLVETVTDGPAGPVRTARTVRGGDTLSVDVVSDGGFAAVACRWSPGRTSCDS, encoded by the coding sequence GTGTCATTACGGAACCGGATCAGGACACTTTCGATCGTCCTCTGCGGCGCCCTCGCATCGACGTTGCTGCTCGCCGTCGACGCGCGCGCCGAGGAGGCCGGATGGACGGTACGGGACAGACCCGGCGGGCCCACCGCCGAACTGCGACTGGACCGGGCGAGCGGGGCACTGGACCTGTCCGTCTCCCGCGCCGGTGAGACCGTGCTCGCCCCCTCGCCCGTCGGTATCGTCACCGAGCGGGCCGACTTCTCCACCGGGCTGTCGTTCCTCGGCCGCAGCGACCGCACGGTCGACGAGCACTACCGAACCGCCGCGGGCAAGGCCCGCAACCGCACCGTACACATGCGTGAGGCACGCTTCCGCTTCCGCACCGGGGCGGGCGCCCGGCTCGACGTGGTCGTGCGGGCGTCGGCCGACGGGGTCGCGTACCGGTACGACCTGCCGGGCGCCACGGGCAACGTTCTGCGGGAGACCTCGGCGTTCACCCTGCCCGAGGGCTCCTCCGCCTGGCTCGGCGCCTACCGCAAGGACAACGAGAACCTCTTCAACGCGTACACGGCGGCCGGCGCCCCGGCCGGCGAGTACATGATGCAGGCACTGTTCCGTACCGGGAACAGCTATGCCCTGGTGGCCGAGTCCGATCTCACCGGCAGCTACTCCGGGGCCCGGCTGGCCCACGACGCGGGGTCCTCCACCTACCGCGTCAAACTCTGGGACCCGCAGGTGCAGACGGCCGGTGCGCTCACCACCCCGTGGCGCGCCGTGGTCACCGGCGACCTGGCGACCGTCACCGAGTCGACGTTCACCGACGACCTCGCCCCGGCGTCCAGGATCCACGACACCTCCTGGATCAAGCCGGGCCGCGCCCTGTGGACCTGGCTCGCGGGCGGGCGTGAGGCAGGGCAGAGCCTGGAGATACAGAAGGGATACGTCGACTACGCGGCTGCCCGCCACTGGCCGTACACCGTGGTCGACGCGGGCTGGTACTTCGACCCGGCGCAGTGGGACGTCACCGACCCCGACTGGCAGACCCACAGCTGGATCCCGGAACTGGTGCGTTACGGCAGGGAACGGGGCGTGGGCATCCAGGTCTGGATCCACCACCGCGACCTCGACACCGCCGAGGAGCGGGCCCAGTGGCTTCCGACGCTGGAGAAGTGGGGCGTCAAGGGCGTGAAGATCGACTTCATGGACTCGGAGGCGCAGGAGACGTTCCAGTGGTACGACCGGATCCTCCCGGAGACGGCGGCCCACCACCTCCTGGTCAACTTCCACGGCTCCACGATCCCCAAGGGCATCCAGCGCACCTGGCCGCACGTCATGTCACTGGAGGGCGTCAACGGTGAGGAGAAGAAGACGAACACCGCCCAGCACCTGACCACGCTCCCCTTCACCCGCAACGTGATCGGCTCCATGGACTTCACCCCCGGCGCCTTCCACCGCCCGAACCGGCCCAACGCCGCTTCCGACGCAAGCGAGTTGGGGCTCTCCGTCCTGTACGAGTCCGGCATCCAGAACCTGGCGGGCACGCCCGAGTCGTACGAGGCGCGCCCGGAGGCCCGGCACTTCCTGGAGCAGTTGCCGGACGCCTGGGACAGTACGCGGCTGCTGGCCGGGGAGCCTGGGAGCAGTGCGGTGCTGGGCCGCCGGTCCGGCAGCAGGTGGTTCATCGGCGGCATGTACGCGGGTGCGGCGCACACCGCCGAGGTGCCGCTGCGGATCGGATCCGGACGCTGGCTGGTCGAGACGGTGACGGACGGACCGGCCGGACCGGTGCGCACGGCCCGCACGGTGCGGGGCGGCGACACCCTGTCGGTGGATGTGGTTTCCGACGGCGGCTTCGCCGCGGTGGCCTGCCGCTGGTCCCCGGGCCGTACCTCCTGCGATTCCTAA
- a CDS encoding agmatine deiminase family protein, with product MSFRMPPEWAPHERTWMAWPGPNVTFTGDDLAESRRAWASVARAVRRFEPVTMVVGPGQAEDARAALGPDIDLAERELDDAWMRDIGPTFVTDGSQLAAVDWVFNGWGAQDWATWEHDAKIARHVADLAGVPVHSSPLVNEGGGIHVDGEGTVLLTETVQLGKERNPGWTKEMVEAEIHARLGTTKAIWLKCGLTGDYPPHGFGTLGHVDIVAAFAGPGVVVVHTQPDPSHPDHELCKENVEMLRSRTDARGRPLEVVEVPAPTVVQDEDGHWVDYSYINHYVCNGGVVLCGFDDPRDEIAAGIFRRLYPERTVTLVDARTIFAGGGGIHCITQQQPRV from the coding sequence ATGAGCTTCCGTATGCCGCCCGAGTGGGCCCCGCACGAGCGCACCTGGATGGCCTGGCCGGGACCCAACGTCACGTTCACCGGTGACGACCTCGCCGAGTCCCGCAGGGCATGGGCCTCGGTGGCCCGCGCCGTACGCCGCTTCGAGCCGGTCACCATGGTCGTCGGTCCCGGCCAGGCGGAGGACGCCCGCGCCGCACTCGGACCGGACATCGACCTGGCCGAGCGCGAACTGGACGACGCCTGGATGCGTGACATCGGTCCGACCTTCGTCACTGACGGCAGCCAACTGGCCGCCGTGGACTGGGTCTTCAACGGCTGGGGCGCACAGGACTGGGCGACCTGGGAACACGATGCGAAGATCGCGCGTCATGTCGCGGATCTCGCAGGGGTCCCCGTGCACAGTTCGCCGCTGGTCAACGAGGGCGGCGGCATCCACGTCGACGGCGAGGGCACCGTCCTGCTCACCGAGACCGTCCAGCTCGGCAAGGAACGCAACCCGGGCTGGACCAAGGAAATGGTCGAGGCCGAGATCCACGCCAGGCTGGGCACCACGAAGGCGATCTGGCTGAAGTGCGGTCTGACCGGCGACTACCCGCCGCACGGCTTCGGCACCCTCGGCCATGTCGACATCGTCGCCGCGTTCGCCGGCCCCGGAGTCGTCGTCGTCCACACCCAGCCGGACCCGTCCCACCCCGACCACGAGCTCTGCAAGGAGAACGTGGAGATGCTCAGGTCCCGGACCGACGCCCGGGGCCGTCCCCTGGAGGTCGTCGAGGTCCCTGCCCCGACCGTGGTGCAGGACGAGGACGGTCACTGGGTCGACTACTCGTACATCAACCACTACGTCTGCAACGGCGGCGTGGTGCTGTGCGGCTTCGACGACCCCCGCGACGAGATCGCCGCGGGCATCTTCCGCCGCCTCTACCCCGAGCGGACCGTGACCCTGGTCGACGCACGTACGATCTTCGCGGGTGGTGGAGGCATCCACTGCATCACGCAGCAGCAGCCGAGGGTCTGA
- a CDS encoding LysR family transcriptional regulator substrate-binding protein, which produces MPITLAVEGSDGTSYTGCAKSKTPVRSPVTLRRQALMAAPGRLAENCTSYIRDRWAAQEWIPAATVEAEDDGAVLSMVSRGLGMAIRPQLSLEGVPDNVEITALGPERSTRPVGYVTTAEQARSLAVRALIRELRAGGAKPPSQIVGSPSNCGDRPAGLP; this is translated from the coding sequence ATGCCGATCACCTTGGCGGTGGAGGGCAGCGACGGCACTTCGTACACCGGATGCGCGAAGTCGAAGACCCCGGTCAGGTCACCGGTGACCTTGCGGCGCCAGGCGCTGATGGCTGCCCCTGGTCGACTGGCGGAGAACTGCACCTCGTACATCCGGGACCGGTGGGCCGCGCAGGAATGGATCCCGGCGGCGACGGTGGAGGCCGAGGACGACGGAGCGGTGCTCTCGATGGTGTCCCGTGGTCTCGGAATGGCGATCAGGCCGCAGCTCTCCCTGGAGGGAGTACCCGACAACGTCGAGATCACCGCTCTCGGACCGGAACGGTCGACTCGGCCCGTCGGCTATGTCACCACCGCTGAGCAGGCACGATCCCTGGCCGTGCGGGCCCTGATCCGGGAACTGCGGGCGGGCGGCGCCAAACCTCCGTCTCAGATAGTAGGAAGTCCGAGTAATTGTGGAGACAGACCGGCCGGGCTGCCCTAG
- a CDS encoding 3-isopropylmalate dehydrogenase — translation MSRSINLAVIPGDGIGQEVVAQGLKVLNAVLPQDVKLETKEFDFGAKRYHATGETLTDADVQALKQHDAILLGAIGDPSVPSGVLERGFLLKLRFLFDHHVNLRPSKLLPGVATPLKGQPEIDFVVVREGTEGPYTGNGGSIRTGTPHEVATEVSVNTAFGVERVVRDAFARAQARPRKKLTLVHKNNVLTYAGHLWTNIFNKVAAEFPDVTTDYLHVDAATIFLVTQPERFDVIVTDNLFGDIITDLAAAVSGGIGVAASGNINPSGEFPSMFEPVHGSAPDIAGQGKADPTAAILSVALLLRHLGYEAEAVRIEDAVSADLAERGDTPRTTSEIGDALAVRVAS, via the coding sequence ATGTCTCGCAGCATCAATCTCGCAGTGATCCCTGGTGACGGTATCGGCCAGGAGGTCGTGGCTCAGGGCCTCAAGGTCCTCAATGCTGTTCTCCCGCAGGATGTGAAGCTGGAGACCAAGGAGTTCGACTTCGGCGCCAAGCGGTACCACGCGACCGGTGAGACCCTCACCGACGCGGATGTCCAGGCGCTCAAGCAGCACGACGCAATCCTGCTCGGTGCGATCGGTGACCCCTCGGTCCCGTCCGGCGTCCTGGAGCGCGGCTTTCTGCTGAAGCTCCGTTTCCTCTTCGACCACCATGTGAACCTGCGGCCGTCGAAGCTCCTTCCGGGTGTCGCGACCCCGCTCAAGGGTCAGCCGGAGATCGACTTCGTCGTGGTCCGCGAGGGCACCGAGGGCCCGTACACCGGCAACGGCGGCTCGATCCGCACCGGCACCCCGCACGAGGTCGCCACCGAGGTCTCGGTCAACACCGCGTTCGGCGTCGAGCGTGTGGTCCGTGACGCCTTCGCCCGCGCCCAGGCACGCCCGCGCAAGAAGCTGACGCTGGTCCACAAGAACAACGTGCTGACCTATGCCGGGCACCTGTGGACCAACATCTTCAACAAGGTCGCGGCCGAGTTCCCGGACGTCACCACCGACTACCTGCACGTGGACGCGGCGACGATCTTCCTCGTCACGCAGCCCGAGCGGTTCGACGTGATCGTCACCGACAACCTCTTCGGCGACATCATCACCGACCTCGCCGCGGCCGTCTCCGGCGGCATCGGCGTCGCGGCCTCGGGCAACATCAACCCGAGCGGCGAGTTCCCCTCGATGTTCGAGCCGGTCCACGGCTCCGCCCCGGACATCGCGGGTCAGGGCAAGGCCGACCCCACGGCCGCGATCCTCTCCGTCGCCCTCCTGCTGCGCCACCTCGGCTACGAGGCCGAGGCCGTGCGCATCGAGGACGCCGTCTCCGCCGACCTCGCGGAGCGTGGCGACACCCCTCGTACCACCTCGGAAATCGGCGACGCGCTCGCGGTACGCGTAGCGAGCTGA
- a CDS encoding urease subunit alpha, with translation MDPYAYASVHGPRAGDRVVLGDSGLVVRVESDAQAPGDEFLAGFGKTARDGLHLKAAAVRDTCDVVISNVLVIDAALGIRKVSIGIREGRICSIGRAGNPDTLDGVDVVVGTGTTIVSGEGMIATAGAVDTHIHLLSPRIMEASLASGVTTVIGQEFGPVWGVGVNSPWALRHAFNAFDAWPVNIGFLARGSSSDDAPLVEALAEGGASGFKVHEDMGAHTRALDTALRVAEEHDVQVALHSDGLNECLSVEDTLRVLDGRTIHAFHIEGCGGGHVPNVLKMAGVPNVIGSSTNPTLPFGRDAVAEHYGMIVSVHDLKTDLPGDAAMARDRIRAGTMGAEDVLHDLGAIGITSSDAQGMGRAGETVRRTFAMAGKMKAELGPMEGDGAHDDNARVLRYMAKLTINPAIAHGLAHEIGSIEVGKLADIVLWKPQYFGAKPQLVLKSGFPAYGVTGDPNAATDTCEPLVLGPQFGAYGATPADLSVAFVAKAATELGSDQMPTRRRRVAVRGTRGIGPADLRLNSRIGDVAVDGHSGLVTLDGDPVRSGPAESISLNRLYFL, from the coding sequence ATGGACCCCTATGCATACGCATCGGTCCACGGGCCGCGCGCCGGCGACCGGGTCGTCCTCGGCGACTCCGGCCTGGTGGTGCGCGTCGAGTCGGACGCGCAGGCGCCCGGCGACGAGTTCCTGGCCGGTTTCGGCAAGACCGCGCGCGACGGCCTGCACCTCAAGGCCGCCGCCGTACGCGACACCTGTGACGTCGTCATCAGCAATGTGCTGGTCATCGACGCGGCGCTGGGCATCCGGAAGGTCTCCATCGGCATCCGCGAAGGCCGGATCTGCTCGATCGGACGGGCCGGGAACCCGGACACGCTCGACGGCGTGGACGTCGTCGTCGGTACGGGCACCACGATCGTGTCCGGCGAGGGCATGATCGCCACGGCCGGCGCCGTCGACACCCATATCCATCTGCTCTCGCCGCGCATCATGGAGGCCTCGCTCGCCTCCGGTGTCACCACCGTCATCGGCCAGGAGTTCGGCCCCGTCTGGGGCGTCGGTGTCAACTCGCCGTGGGCGCTGCGCCACGCCTTCAACGCCTTCGACGCCTGGCCGGTCAACATCGGCTTCCTGGCCCGCGGTTCGTCCTCCGACGACGCGCCGCTGGTGGAGGCGCTCGCCGAAGGCGGCGCGTCCGGCTTCAAGGTGCACGAGGACATGGGCGCGCACACCCGGGCGCTCGACACGGCCCTGCGGGTCGCCGAGGAGCACGACGTACAGGTCGCGCTCCACAGCGACGGGCTGAACGAATGCCTTTCCGTCGAGGACACCCTGCGCGTCCTGGACGGCCGGACGATCCACGCCTTCCACATCGAGGGCTGCGGGGGCGGGCACGTACCGAACGTCCTCAAGATGGCGGGCGTCCCGAACGTCATCGGCTCCTCCACCAATCCGACCCTGCCGTTCGGCCGGGACGCGGTCGCCGAGCACTACGGGATGATCGTCTCCGTACACGACCTCAAGACCGACCTGCCCGGGGACGCCGCCATGGCGCGGGACCGGATCAGGGCCGGGACGATGGGCGCCGAGGACGTGCTGCACGACCTCGGCGCGATCGGCATCACCTCGTCGGACGCCCAGGGGATGGGGCGCGCGGGCGAGACCGTACGCCGCACCTTCGCCATGGCCGGGAAGATGAAGGCCGAGCTGGGCCCGATGGAGGGCGACGGCGCGCACGACGACAACGCCCGGGTGCTGCGCTACATGGCGAAGCTGACGATCAACCCCGCCATCGCGCACGGTCTCGCGCACGAGATCGGATCGATCGAGGTGGGCAAGCTCGCCGACATCGTGCTCTGGAAGCCGCAGTACTTCGGTGCCAAGCCCCAGCTCGTGCTGAAGTCGGGCTTCCCGGCCTACGGAGTGACGGGCGACCCCAACGCCGCGACCGACACCTGTGAACCCCTCGTCCTGGGACCGCAGTTCGGAGCGTACGGCGCGACCCCCGCGGACCTCTCGGTGGCCTTCGTGGCAAAGGCCGCGACCGAGCTGGGCTCCGACCAGATGCCGACGCGACGGCGCAGGGTCGCCGTACGCGGCACCCGCGGGATCGGCCCGGCCGATCTCCGGCTCAACTCCCGTATCGGGGACGTGGCGGTGGACGGGCACAGCGGCCTGGTCACGCTGGACGGTGACCCGGTGCGCTCGGGACCCGCCGAATCGATCTCCCTCAACCGTCTCTATTTCCTGTAA
- a CDS encoding GNAT family N-acetyltransferase translates to MTEPLWHTVHTYELTPTARDGIRAFLDTAFEGGFSDDDWDHTLGGIHAYARDGSGLLAHGSVVQRRVIHAHRSYRIGYVEGVGVRADRRREGLGGRVMTALERVIDGAYTFGALSASDTGAALYAARGWQVWQGQIGVQGLSGVVPLPDEEGSTYVRGAAGRPLPSSSRKLIFDWRDGDVL, encoded by the coding sequence ATGACTGAGCCGTTGTGGCACACCGTGCACACCTACGAGCTGACCCCGACCGCCCGCGACGGGATCCGCGCCTTCCTCGACACCGCCTTCGAGGGTGGCTTCAGCGACGACGACTGGGACCACACCCTGGGCGGCATCCACGCCTACGCACGCGACGGCAGCGGGCTCCTCGCGCACGGCAGTGTCGTCCAGCGCCGGGTGATCCACGCCCACCGCTCGTACCGCATCGGATATGTCGAGGGTGTGGGGGTCCGCGCCGACCGGCGGCGTGAGGGGCTCGGCGGCCGGGTGATGACGGCGCTGGAGCGGGTCATCGACGGGGCGTACACCTTCGGGGCGCTGTCCGCCTCCGACACCGGGGCCGCGCTGTACGCGGCGCGCGGCTGGCAGGTGTGGCAGGGGCAGATCGGCGTGCAGGGGCTGAGCGGCGTGGTGCCGCTGCCGGACGAGGAGGGCAGCACGTACGTCCGTGGCGCGGCCGGACGCCCGCTGCCCTCCTCGTCCCGGAAGCTGATCTTCGACTGGCGTGACGGCGATGTGCTGTGA
- a CDS encoding branched-chain amino acid aminotransferase yields the protein MTTPTIELKPSSTPLSDAEREAILANPGFGRYFTDHMVIIKWTEGRGWHDGQLVPYGPLSIDPATNVLHYAQEIFEGLKAYRQPDGSVATFRPEANAKRFQRSAHRLAMPELPVETFIEACDVLVQQDKAWVPAHGGEESLYLRPFMIASEVGLGVKPANEYLFIVIASPAGAYFPGGVKPVSIWLSENRVRAVPGGMGDAKTGGNYAASLLAQAEAAEKGCEQVAYLDAVEHKWVEELGGMNLYFVYGDKIVTPALTGSLLAGVTRDSLLRVARDLGYESEEGRVSIDQWRADTENGTLTEVFACGTAAVITPVGVVKSAGGEWTQSDGKPGEVTMKLRDRLLDVQRGIAEDTHGWMHPLG from the coding sequence ATGACGACGCCCACGATCGAGCTCAAGCCTTCTTCCACCCCGCTGTCCGACGCGGAGCGCGAGGCGATCCTGGCCAACCCCGGATTCGGCCGCTACTTCACCGATCACATGGTGATCATCAAGTGGACCGAAGGCCGCGGCTGGCACGACGGCCAGCTCGTCCCCTACGGCCCGCTGTCGATCGACCCCGCCACCAACGTCCTGCACTACGCGCAGGAGATCTTCGAGGGGCTCAAGGCCTACCGCCAGCCCGACGGATCGGTGGCCACGTTCCGCCCCGAGGCCAACGCCAAGCGCTTCCAGCGTTCCGCGCACCGTCTCGCCATGCCCGAGCTGCCGGTGGAGACGTTCATCGAGGCGTGCGACGTGCTGGTCCAGCAGGACAAGGCATGGGTTCCGGCGCACGGCGGCGAGGAGTCGCTCTACCTGCGCCCCTTCATGATCGCGTCCGAGGTCGGCCTCGGTGTGAAGCCCGCCAACGAGTACCTCTTCATCGTCATCGCCTCGCCCGCCGGCGCCTACTTCCCCGGCGGTGTGAAGCCGGTCTCCATCTGGCTCTCCGAGAACCGGGTCCGCGCCGTCCCCGGCGGCATGGGCGACGCCAAGACCGGCGGCAACTACGCCGCGTCCCTCCTCGCCCAGGCCGAGGCCGCCGAGAAGGGCTGCGAGCAGGTCGCCTACCTCGACGCGGTCGAGCACAAGTGGGTCGAGGAGCTCGGTGGCATGAACCTGTACTTCGTGTACGGGGACAAGATCGTCACCCCGGCCCTGACCGGCTCGCTGCTCGCCGGTGTCACCCGTGACTCGCTGCTCCGGGTCGCCCGTGACCTCGGCTACGAGTCCGAGGAGGGTCGCGTCTCCATCGACCAGTGGCGCGCCGACACCGAGAACGGCACCCTCACCGAGGTCTTCGCCTGTGGCACCGCGGCCGTCATCACCCCCGTCGGCGTCGTCAAGTCCGCGGGCGGCGAGTGGACCCAGAGCGACGGCAAGCCCGGCGAGGTCACGATGAAGCTGCGCGACCGGCTCCTCGACGTCCAGCGCGGTATCGCGGAGGACACCCACGGCTGGATGCACCCGCTCGGGTGA
- the ureA gene encoding urease subunit gamma, which produces MRLTPTERDRLLLFGAAELARARRARGLRLNIPEATALIADTVCEAARDGRRLAEAIDAARSVLGPDDVLPGVADVVTEVHVEAVFDDGSRLAVVSDPIGAGTGVRPADAAPGAVLPAPPHAEPRPELRLTVRNTATVPVSVTSHFHFFEANPRLDFDRAAAYGMRLCVPAGASVRFDPGGETEVGLLPIGGARIAIGFAGLVDGPLDAPGAKEEALRRAAACGYLGAEDA; this is translated from the coding sequence GTGCGACTGACCCCGACCGAGCGTGACCGGCTGCTGCTCTTCGGCGCCGCCGAACTGGCACGGGCACGCCGCGCGCGTGGCCTGAGGCTCAATATCCCCGAGGCGACCGCGCTCATCGCGGACACCGTCTGCGAGGCGGCCCGGGACGGGCGGCGGCTCGCGGAGGCGATCGACGCCGCGCGCAGCGTGCTGGGACCCGACGACGTCCTGCCCGGCGTGGCGGACGTGGTCACGGAGGTGCATGTGGAGGCCGTCTTCGACGACGGGTCCCGGCTCGCCGTCGTCTCCGACCCCATAGGCGCCGGCACCGGAGTACGGCCGGCGGACGCCGCGCCCGGCGCCGTACTGCCCGCACCGCCGCACGCCGAGCCCCGGCCCGAATTGCGGCTGACCGTGCGCAACACCGCGACCGTCCCGGTCAGCGTCACCTCGCACTTCCACTTCTTCGAGGCCAACCCGCGGCTCGACTTCGACCGGGCCGCGGCGTACGGAATGCGGCTGTGCGTCCCGGCCGGAGCGTCGGTCCGCTTCGACCCGGGCGGCGAGACCGAGGTCGGCCTGCTGCCGATCGGCGGCGCCCGGATCGCGATCGGCTTCGCGGGTCTGGTCGACGGTCCGCTGGACGCGCCCGGAGCGAAGGAAGAGGCCCTGCGGCGTGCGGCGGCCTGCGGCTATCTCGGAGCGGAGGACGCCTGA